The window TAAACTGGTGAATTGATTGAGCCTGCCTTACCTTTGGAACAAGGCATATGTAAGTCTAATTGAGTGAATGAGTTATTACATTTGATTCAAAAATATCATGGCAAAATTGCCTAACCTTACTACTGACATCAGGCCAaaacttttgataaaagaaaggATGAAGTCCATCCGACCCCGATGCTTTGTAAGGACCAAAGCTAAACATAGCACGATCAATTTCAATATCCTCAAGAGGTGTTTGTAGAATTTGAGTATTCATCTTACTAACTGAactgaaatttgaattaaaagtaatattagTAGACTGATTGTGGTCAgttgtaaatttttttttataataagaGAGTATGTGATCCTGAATAGCTTGGTGGTCATAAAACCAATTTCCAACTGAATCTTTAAGAGAGGTTATTATATTTCTCCTACTTCTTTACAACGTAGACATATGGAAGAATTTTGTATTAACGTTTCCTTCATTAAGCCAAGTCACTCTTgacttaagcttccaaaagtCCTCCTCTAACCTAAGTATATTACTAAATTCATTATTCAATTGTACTTCTAAATTTTGAAGGAAATAGCTAGTGGGGTAGTGTACAGAAGACTGGATTCCAGCAAGTCGAGCTAGTATTTTCCTCTTCCGACTATAAATGTTTCCAAAAGTAGTATGGTTCCAATCTATGAGGACCTTCTGAAAATTTGTAATAGTTTCTAAGATTGGTGACTTATCATGCCAAGCAGTTTGAACTAATTGATGGAATTGTGGGTGTGATACCCAAATagtttcaaatctgaaaatatttCTAGGTGGTTGTTTCCTATTGTCTAAGCTAAGTAATAACGGACAGTGATCAGAATAAGTACGGGGTAAATATTGCACTGTAGCCTCAGGGTATAGATTGAGCCATTCATAATTAGCCAAAAATCTATCTAGTCTTTCTAGTATTGTatgcctcttttttcttttattagtcCAAGTAAATCTACTACTTTTAAACCCTAAATCTATTAAATTACAGTAGttaatacaattaaaaaatttGTCAGCCATACTAATATTAACAGGAAGCCCCCCAAATTTTTCATTAGCATATAAAATATCATTAAAGCCTCCTCCAATTAGCCAAGGGTACTTAAGATTATCATGCAAATCCATAAGACTCTCCCAAAGTTCATTTCGTGTATGGCATAAATTCTTAGCATATATAGCAGATAATATCCATTTAAGGTTAGTGGGACCTACCTGGACGAGGCAATGAATTTCTTGCTCAGTTACCCTCAGCTCCTCAACACCAATTGCAGCCTCATTCCATACTACAACTAACCCTCCTTCAAGCCCATTTGCAGACACTTATGCCATATTAGTGAATCCAAAATCATGTCTAAGTCCTTCATGGTCCTGCATGTGCGTTTCAAGCAGTATTGCTAGGACTGGCCTATAGTTGTCTAGTAGGGATCTAAACTGCCTCCTAAACTCCGGGTTATGGGATCCTCTATAGTTTCAAACTATTATATTCATACTATAGGGCATTGTTTGTGTGACTGTTGGAGTAGGCATCAACGGGTTGAGAAACGTTGATGACATCCGGTCCTGCGAATCCATCAGTGGTGGGAGCTGATGAAGAGTTGGAATTATCACCATCGAGTATTTCCCTGCCTCTTAATTCGTTGTGACACGGAAGTTCATATTGCATGAGATCATCTCTGGTGGACACTTTAGGATGAATTTTTTTGCAAATTGCTCCTTTAGATTGTAAAGATGTATCCCTTTTAACCATAAGAACTCTGTCCTTGTCTCCCTAATTTCCGCTATTATTTCTGCTAACTCCTCCCTTGTTTGCACATCTAGTTTGTTGGGAGATGGTGGTGGACTACGTGGACTGTCTGGGGGAGACTGTGTCTCGAGAGGACTCATTGGACTGGTATATGGGGAGAGAGGATTGAAAGAGTGGAGATGCTGGAATCATGGTGCATAAATCTGCCCCATGTGATGTGGTGGGTAAAAGGGCAGTAGGTTTGTCGTGGCTGGAACTGGTATTTGTAAGTACATGGGGTAACTCCACTGCTGGGGATTCGAACTTGAAGCCTGATGATCCAGTAAGAGGGGTATTTGTGTGTTGTACCATTGTTGTTGAGCATACCCCTCCATCCCTAGTCTCATTCCCTCCGTAACTATCTCTTCCAGATGCGATGGCTTCTGCACAAGAAGGACAATCTCCTGATTGTTCAATTCCATTGTAAACACAAGAGCATACCCCTGTAATCCCATCTCTACCCAATACTCTAGAGGAAGATCCATTGTGTTTGCCTAAGACGTGTATATCAGTGGGGTGTTGATATGTGGAAGCTGAGGTCCTTCATACGTAGTCGAGGAAGAAAAAAGAGTTGATTGTTGTTCCAGTTTCTCAGTACAACAGGGTTTGTATTTTGTGAGAGTGTTGGTCTATGCATCTTTGTTTAGTTGTGCAGTAGAAGGTACAAATTTAATAAGGTCAAAAGAAGATGGTTGTTGTTCTACGATGGATAGTAATAAAGAGTCTTTATTTAACTGAGTAGGATCTGATTTGTTTGTAGTGAAAGGCCCTTAAGGTTATCACATGAAAAGTCATTATTTGGTTTTTGTTAGAGTTGGGGTTGGCTAGGATTATAGGCTACTGTAGCATGTAATACACTATTGCTGCCACTGACGTGGGTTGCTACTGAGTCCTGTTGGCCATGCACTGGAGTCGAGTTGTCTTCTAATGGCTGGTTATAGGTATTATGAATTGGTTTGGTTAGCTCATGATGGGGTGTAGACAGTTGTGTTAACGTATTTTGTGTATTTAGCTAGAGTTGATCATGAGAGTTGAGTAGAGTTCTAGGGGGATAAGTATTGGTATTTGGTGTTGGAGATATTATTTGGTTTGGGATTATCTGATTTGCTTTGGACTTTAGTGAGGAGGGGATGTTTCTATTGGGATGGTTAGATGTAGTAGGTAATTTATTGTCAATGTCTTTCTCGGTTTGGCCTTTCAATTtaatattgtccaaatccatgTTGTCTAAGTCCTCTAACTTGTGAAACTTGTTATTGAGTACGTTTGGTTCAGCCTTGTCTCTTGCTTGTTTGTGGGCTTTCAGAGGCCCAATTTTGATAGTCGACGAGCCTGCTTCCCAGTGTTGCCCTTGCTCCACCGTTCCCAGCTCCGCCCTAAAGTTCGCCGCATTTCTACCATTGTTGTTATGTTGCGTCGATTTTTTTGGGAAACTAACTGTTTTCCACTCCGTTTGTTGGGCCGTATCTTTCTATGGAGTAGTAGCAGTGTTTAGATTTAGATTATTCTTTGTTGTATGTGGTGTAAAGAGACAGCTTATTGTCGTATGTCCAAGTCGACCACAGCTTGTGCATAGTATGTTTAGTCCTTCATATAACAAGCTCTGTCTATGGTGGCCTATAAGAACATGCGACTTTAACGGCTTCTCTAACGGTACCTCTATACATATTCTTACATACTTGCCCCTAGTTGTAGAAGACGTGCAAGCATCCACCTTTAACAACTGTCCCAATTTTGAACCCACCTTATATAAGATTTGTTCATCGTAAAACTCAGTAGGGAGCTCTGGTAGGCAGACCCATATTGCTGAGTATGTGAGTTGGGTTGCTGAAGCTATGAACTTTGGCTCCCATTGCCTAACGAATAGGAAATGATTCAAAACGAACCATGGCCCTCCATGTAATGCCTTAAGCATGTTTTCTTCCTTTTGAAACTTTATGAGGAAGAAATCAGAGCCTAGATCAATAAGATGAATGTCCTCAGATGGGTTCCATAAGGCCAACAATTTATTTTGGAGTATTTGGTGCAGTATTTTCCTACCAAATACTTTTACCATAATAGAGTACTTCCAGGGAGTGTATAGACGACATTTATCCTCAGTAGTAATAGGTATAAATATGTCATCGTCTGTACTGTAGTGGAGGCTTTCATCCGATAAGTCAAGTTGTAGCTCCATGCTCTGTTGTATAAAAGGAATTTCTGGTGGATGTTTGTTTGAAGTTACAGTTTGTAGAAAAGATGGTTTTGGAGAagtttattttttatcttctatTTGCATAGCTCCTATATCTGGTGGTTCTGTAGATGCTAAATCATAATTATTTGTTTCTGTGAAGTTTTCCATGGATGTTGCAGAGTCTAGTAATCAACATAAAAGATTTTAGATGTTGATGGAAGTTTGTTTGAATAAGGTGTGTTTGGTTTTCTAGAGAGATAAACTCTCTTTACTCTGGTTTCTCAAGATTTATATAAGTTGACCCTATATGTTTCGCCCACTTTGTGAAAATCAAGTTAGGTACGATCATGTCTTTTGCTGACTTATCTTAATTATTACTAGCTTCATTcattatactaaaaatatattactattatttttacttATCAATTTTAGCAAATTAAGAGAAAGacaaattttttttcttgttttacccTTACCATTAATTATTTATTCCCCAGATAATCATTTGCCAGTActttataaaatattataattattatggATAAACTTGTAAAATATAtacttcatttattttttcttaaagaaAATGCAAAATTAAAAATGGACAACTAAAAGTGAACGGAAGAAGTATAAAGAGTTAACTTCCGCTTTAGTTATGACTTATGAGCAGAGGCGGAGCCACATTATCGGCTACGGGTTCGGCCGGACCCAGTAGCTTTGGTTCAACTCATGTATtcgtcttataatttttattaaatatgtaaaagttattaatttagaacctagTAATTTAAAGATTAGGATCCCGATCATAAGCTTGTAAACATGACTCCGCCTCTGCTTATGAGTAGGTGTAAGTAGCCTCAAAGGAATAAATCTATCACTATATACAAAACCAACATGGCgaatttaaatttaaaagtcagtGACATTTAAAAAATATTGACACAACCCTAAATAGCCATTGGGCCGGGCTTAGTCCGGGCTGACCCTCACTAGTAGTATGTTATACAACACATTTTGCGTCATGTGTCTCTctgtccggaaccaaaatatggttcATTTTAACTCAAGTGACCGAAATGTGTGGAAAAAAAATTAGTTACCCAAATATGTAAAAAGACGCtatatttgaattaaaaaaagcgGGAaagctatatataaaaatatagtcGTCCCCTTCCCTTCCCCCAAAACAGAACGCCCCCCCCCCAATTAAAAAAACGATCTGACACCCCTCCCCTCTATTTTTAAACACTAAAAGCTTGAGTGGAGCCCACCCATCCCACATAAAGTAAAGATTCTCGGTGCCACATGCTAGCTAAGGAGTTCTCTCGGACGTTGTTGGTTGTTTCAGCTCAAAATTACAAATTCTTCGTCTTTCCTATTAAACTGAGGTATTCCAATTTAGtttttgataaaatttgtataaaaatgcatattagttatTCTTTATGTGCTCTATGTTATTTTGTGCTTGTTTTGCGATTTAACTAATTTGTTGTTTTTTATTCGGACTATAGTATTATTGTgctaaaataattttcaaaatacagaAATTGTTATTAGTTCTTAAAAAAACGTTAAGTAGTTACTTTTTACGGTGGTATATGTAATTTCTTGattattttgtgattaaattgatttgttatttttatctagTTTAGATTACTAATTTACTAAAAGACTAGTAAACTAGATAATTTTTTACTTTAGTACCCTATAATGGTATCTTGTGGCCTAATGTAGTGTTCATATTTGTAATGTAGTGACCTTTTAGGAGTACTCGACCTTTTAGTGTAGTAAAACttagtgccctttagcgtagtatcctTGTAGTTATAGAAATGAATCATTTAAGTATCTCTTATTCCCAAAAATACGTCAAAAAGCTgatattcaaacacaaattatCTCCAATTATAGGCAACAAACGTAAGAGCATAAAAATTCAGGATAacattggtgctactgggcctcaaatattgtGTCCGGgaccaaaatataattatttaataattaaatcttgtataattatgaaaattaattatttaattttagtatagtaaaaaataagtaaataacaagcaaacatattaaataataaaactaagatatacaataataaactaacatattaaataataaaactaacatataaaataacagaCCTGTTGagtgaaaaatcgaaaaaaaattctcatcatgaacataagaattcaggatacattgatgctactgggcctcaaatattatatccagaaccaaaatatgaatatttaataattaaatcatgtgtagtaaaaaataagtgaataattaaagaacatataaaataataaaactaacatattaaagtaacgtataaaaaataaaagtataatattgaaaatgtatcaacctaattaacaataaagtaaaaatatcgaataaaatttaatattcaaagtattgcaatatatttaagcagtggaaaagaaaaataatataattaattttgttcaATTTACAGTAGTCGTCATGGAGGTTCCGCCTTTGCATCCCGGACCTGCCTCCCTAGAGCTACTATTGCTACAGGCCGAGCATAAGTCTTCCTACATATGGGAGGGGGAGTTATTGGCCCAGACTTTACATTCTAGGAGGATAGACGATGTCTGGGACCTTTTTAATGAACATCAGCTCCATCCCCGTGTAATCAGACTCCTGCAGGATACATGCTTTTATAGGATCATTGAGATCGGTCGGCTGCAGCTGGATTGGTCGTTGCTCACTGCTTTGATAGAGCAGTGGCGACCAGAGACGCACACATTCCATTTGCCCATTGGTGAGGCCACTATCATGCTGCAGGGCGTGGAGGTCCTTTATGGGCTACTGGTTGATGGACTTGATGTTGCTTTGTCGCGAGGCATGAGAGATTATACGGGAGCTTAGTACCTGGAGACTTTACAGCGGCTCATTGGTTTCCGGCCAGAGGATGAGGGTGCATTGGTCGGGGCTAGTCGTATTTTGTTGACGCCCATCCGACAATATTTGGAGGCCATCCATGATGACATTGATCATGATACACCGGAGCTTCATATTAGGTGGTACACGATGTCGCTGTTGCTACTTATGTTTGGAGGCgtattgttcccgaacactttgggaaacctagtcagcttgagatttcttcatcatcttgagctGCTAGATGATTTACCTCAATACAGCTGGGTGCTGCTGTTCTTGGTTACTTGTGCCGGAAGATGTGCCGTGCATGCATGGGCACCTAGCGAGATGTTGCTGGGTTTATGCCGCTACTATAGGTTAAAACATAGACAAATACTCTCTTCATTATAACATATATCataaaaatataccttaaattttacgtccaaattatatattaggtttgggcctgggagcggttcctacagtttcagccacctctaccacccatCGCCTCAGGATGCACCACCTCCACCGTTTCTCCCTTTGGCTAGGAGGTGGGTTGAGAGGCGGGGATACAGACGCGAGTATgaggctcgacataatctccGTATTGCAGAGATTTGTTAGATTTGCTGGAGGATGCGCAGGTAATTCTATACataagtttacttggcctggaTTTATATGTGTTACGTATACTCACGGTTCCTATTTTTAGGTGATAGTTCATTTGGACACCCTACAGCGACGCACTAATAGCTAGTTTTCCCGATTATTGCTCGATCGGGCGACTTATGTGGAGCTCTTCCATCCCATTGATATATCTCaatattgtcgagcatcatgccaccaAGCGAGTCCTTCGCCATTTTGGTCGACCGCAGTATGTACCTCTACTGCCCGCTTAGGTTAGGACTcattaccagcgggatgatcgttcGAAGGTTGACCAGGCATATGAGGCATGGCTAGAGGCGCAGATCGAGAGTTGGGACCAGTGACATGACCTGATTCCACCACCCCCTCCAGCCCATCTTATGGATGATGAGCATGCATATATTGGCTGGTACCACAACATTACCCTACTTATTGTCGGGAATCCCGTTCATCGTGCTGGCAGTCGGTTCGTTCCATACGTTGGGAGGCATGAGGCGCTGGTATGTTATTTGATAACATTACCGTTTAATGAATACTTAGTAATAACGCTAATATTACCGTATTGcaattaatattttacatgttgtgtAGGTTATTGGACTACATATGTTCCACCAGTTGGGAGTAGATGCTGCAGCATACCAGCGAGGGAGCGGCCGCTTTGCACAACTATGGCCGGCAAGTTACAAATTTGGCTGCCCGGACATTGCAGCGAGCCCAGGATAGTGAGCGCTTAGCACACGAGACTGATTATATGGTCAGAGCAATACCATCGGGGGTCAGCAATGCAGCCTGAGTGTGGTCAATGTGACAGAGGTGTGCCACAAGGCGGGGGTGTGCCACGAGGTAGGGCTGTCCCACAAggtaggggtgtcccacgaggtcGTGGTGGTCGGCGATGAGGTGGTCTCCAACAAGGGGGAGTTGAGGAACTTGTTGAGGATGTTGGAGTTGATCAGCCAGGTGACTACCCTAATCCTAGCAATATCCCGTCATTTAGCCTGGGGCTTACTCCAGGGACTTCATAGGTGACCCCGTTAGCTCCATTGTTGATCGCAGGCACGACCTTTACCTCACATGACCGGGATGCATATTTTCCTGACCATCTAGAGGCATCAACGGTTTCTAATGCTCGTCCGGTACAAGATGTGGATAGTGGGCGCTGACTTAGTTATGGCTCACCACCGAGGTATGCTGAGGATCTTCCACATGACTTGGttagtttgtattactattacttaatttttgtatttatctcattgattagtcatAAATATCTAAAGCATATTTTTTTAAGCCATCATCCTCGCCCGTTGCATAGGCCAGTAGGTGCTACACTCACATACCTGATACGGATGAATATATTCAGGAGCTCGCTGCGACCGTGGTAagacattttaattatttttatgcaATCAACCCTTACTTTACTAttatatatttcatatactaatATATGTCATTATTATGTAGGTTACTGTTGCACTGACGACCCCTTCTACCGATCCTGCCAGCCTTACTAACGATCATGTTGCAGATCATCCTCCTATAAAGAGGCatcgtgatgaggatgatcctgatagtgttTCCGGGCGGAATGGGATGCGCCTGAGGTTAGGGGCTTCTTTAAAGCATAAACGATGTAGGacacattgatattttattttgattttatgtacatatgacaatcaataaattttgattgtTTACATTATATGTGCATTATGTTCTTATTTCTCTGGTTCTTCGTTgttttaatactacaacacaaacataGTGTCACAACCCGAATTTCCCGCCGTCGGGACCGTAATAGCACCTAACATCGCACTCGCTAGGAAAACCAACGTTAGAGTTCTATTCACCTTTTtcctttatattttataattaaaattaacaAAGCTAAATCACACTgaaaaaatacataagtacataataaGCCGGTTATCCATATACTATTAACAATATCGAAGCTCTTACTGCCCAGAAACtagtgtcacaatccacgaacataCTAAGAACATCTACAAGTATTAATCTAAAAGAAAAGTACATCTGTCTCAAAAGAAGATAAAATAGGAATGTGAAACATAGGAGGGGACACTAGGGCCtatggacgcctgcaggactaccttagGTCTCCGAGATGAATGCCTATAAccaacctctcgatcagccataaccagctccaaaatctacacagaaagtgcagagtgtagtatcagtacaacctgccccatgtactggtaagtgccgagcctaacctcgacgaggtactGACGAGGCTACAGCTGGGCATTTACAATATATAACGAGCATACAGTATATAATAAAGCAAAAGGAAGTACGGTATTTTATTGATGCCAATCCGGCAATATTTAGAGGCCATCCATGATGACATTGATCATGATACACCAGAGCTTCATATTAGGTGGTACACGAGGTCACTGCTACTGCTTATGTTTGGAGGCatattgttcccgaacacttcgggaaacctagtcagcttgatATTTCTTCATCATAGCTGCTAGATGATTTACCTTAGTACAGCTGGGTGTTGCTGTTCTTGGTTACTTGTACCGGCAGATGTGCCGGGCATGCATGGGCACCCAACGAGATGTTGCAGAGTTTATGACGCTACTGCAGGTGAAAATATAGACAAATACTCTCTTCATTATAACATATATCATAAAcatataccttaaattttacgtccaaattgtatattaggtttgggcctggaaGTGGTTCCTGCAGTTTCGGCCTCCTCTACCACCCATAGCTCAGGATGTACCACCTCCACCGTTTCTCCTTTTGGCTAGGAGGTGGGTTGAGAGGCGGGGATACAGACATGAGTATgaggctcgacataatctcccGTATTGTAGAGATTTGTTAGATTTGCTGAAGGACGCACATGTAATTCtatacttaagtttacttggcctggaTTTATATGTGTTGCGTATACTCACGGTTCCTATTTTTACATGATAGTTCATTTGGACTCCCTACAGCAATGCACTTATAGCTAatttgcccgattattgctcaaCCGATGAGTTATGTGGAGATCTTTTGTCccattggtatgtctccatattgtcgagcatcatgccaccgaaCGAGTTCTTTGCTAGTTTGGTCGACCACAACATGTACCTCCACTGCCTGCTTGGGTTAGGACTcattaccagcgggatgatcGCTCGAAGGTTGACCAGGCATATGAGGCATGGCTAGATGCGCAGATCGAGAGTTGGGACCAACGGCATGAACTG of the Nicotiana tabacum cultivar K326 chromosome 7, ASM71507v2, whole genome shotgun sequence genome contains:
- the LOC142162180 gene encoding serine/threonine-protein phosphatase 7 long form homolog produces the protein MEVPPLHPGPASLELLLLQAEHKSSYIWEGELLAQTLHSRRIDDVWDLFNEHQLHPRVIRLLQDTCFYRIIEIGRLQLDWSLLTALIEQWRPETHTFHLPIGEATIMLQGVEVLYGLLVDGLDVALSRGMRDYTGA